Genomic window (Thiohalophilus sp.):
GCTCGATATGTTCACCGTTGGCCAGAACCACGGCACGCTGAACAATATTCTCCAGTTCCCGGACATTCCCCGGCCAGTCATAACCCTGCAGGGCGTCGAGCGTCCCGGCGGAAAAACCGCGCACGTCGCGCGCCAGCTCACGCGCGTAGCGCAGCATGAAACGCTCGGCCAGCGGCGCGATATCTTCACGACGTTCGCGCAGGGGGGGTAATTCAATGGGATAGACATTCAGCCGATAGAAGAGATCCCGCCGAAAACGGCCCTCTTCCACCAGTTTGGCCAGATCCTCATTGGCCGCGACAACCAGCCGGACATCCACGTCGACCGGCCGCTCCCCGCCCACCCGCAACAGGGTGCGCTCCTGGACGAATTGCAGCAGACGGGCCTGCACTTCGGGGCGGGTACTGTTGATCTCATCCAGCAGCAGGGTGCCGCCGTCGGCCAGTTCCAGCAGGCCGCGTTTACGCGACGTGGCGCCGGTAAATGCGCCTTTTTCATGACCGAACAGTTCATTCTCGATCAGGGTTTCCGGTACCGCCGCGCAGTTGAGCGCCAGATACGGGCCCTCGCAACGAGGACTGGCATCGTGAATCCAGCGGGCGAGCACGCCCTTGCCGGTGCCGGTCTCGCCGCTCAGCAACACGGGCAGTTCGAGCTGCGCCACCTGTTCAGCCAGCTCCAGCATGCGCTGCGCGGCGCGGCTCTCGATGATCGGCGCGGGTTCCTCGTCCAGCTGTGCCAGCCGGGCATCCAGCTGCTCGATACGCCGTTCGTGGGTCAGCAGGTTTCGCACCCGCTCCAGCAGGCCGCGCACCTGTTCGGTATCAAACGGCTTGGTGATCAGATCAAACAAACCATTACGAAATCCCTCAACAGCATCCTGAACCGTGGCATAGCCGGTGATCATCACCACCGGCATGCCGGGATTCAATCCACGCGCCTCGTTCAGTAACTGCAGGCCGTCGGGTTGTGGCAGGCGCAAATCGGTGAACAACACATCAGGCAGATCACGGTGCAAACGCTGTCGCGCCTCGCTGCCGGTATACAGCACAGTGACACGAAACCCGGCTTCACTGGCCAGTTCCTCCAGCAAGTCGGCCATATCCGGATCGTCCTCGGCAATAAGAATATCGAATTTCATGCCTGATTTGCCTTTTCGCTGGTCCGGGTTTCGGCGACGGGTAATTGTAAACGAAACAGCGTCTGGCCGGCGGTATCCTCGACCAGTTCAATATTGCCGTTCATGGATTGCAGCAGGGTCCGGCACAGATACAGGCCCAGCCCGGTTCCGGTCCCGGCATCCTTGGTGGTAAAAAAGGGTTCGAATATTTTTTTACGGTGCGCGTTGTCAATGCCCGAACCGTTATCCTGTACCAGCAGTACCCCTTCGTCTTCGTTACACTGCAGCGTGAGCTGCAATGCCGTGGCACCGGCCTGGGCCGCATTGTTAAATAAATTAAAAAGAATCTGCTCCAGCCCACTGACATCCCCATAGACCCAGCATGGGCCATAGCTATTGATTTCGACAGTCGTCACACCATGATCGCGAATCACCGGACGAATCAGGGTAACAGTGGAACGCACCAGATTATCCAGATCCAGCCGCTGAATCACCGTCTTGGGCGCTCGCGCGGAAGCCAGCAGATCGCCGACGATCTGCGAGCATTTACGCGCCTGACGTTCGATGACCTGGAAACGATGCGCGCCGCGTTCATCCGGAATTTCCCGGCTGCCCTGCTGGGCATAGCCGATGATATTACCCAGCGGGGTATTCAACCCGTGGGCCAGCCCGGCCGCCATCTGCCCGATAGTGGCCAGCCGCTGTTCCTGGCACAAGCGCGCCGTGGCGCTGCGGGCCAGGCGGTTGGCCTGTTCCAGTTCGTCAATATGACGGTGAATGTCACTTTGCAGGCGCGAAAACATTTCCGCCAGTTGCTCGATCTCCTCGGGCACATTTTGTTTCAACGGCATGGCCAAGGGTGCATCGCTGTACATCGGGTTGACACTGTTGGCCAGGGCGCGGACCGGTTCGACCAGTCGCTCGCGCAGCAGTTGACGTAACAAATAGAACAGGATCACCGTCAATACCAGCAAGCCGACAAGACCGGCCAGGGTCAGCAGCCCGACAGTCTGATCGACTGCCCGGCGATCATAGGCCACCAGCACTTCACCAATATCGCGCCCGGCCAGGTTGACGGGTTCGGCAATCGTGATAACCGAACTATCCCCCGCCCGCTCACGGTTGCCTGCCTCGGCCAGCAACTCACCGTCCTCGCGTTGCACCCGGACATAAACCATGTCCCGCCCGGCACCGAGATCATTGACATAACGTTCGAGGGTACCGTAATCGTAGGTCAGCACCGAATCCAGGGAGACGATCGCCAGTTGCCGGGCCAGGGCGCCGGCCTTGTCACGCAAGGCATCGTCCAGTACGCGACTGATGCTTTGTTGCATCACCACGCCCAAAATCAGGGCCAGAACCACCAGGGCCCCGCCCGCATAGAGGCTGATCAGCCCGGACAAAGTGATGCGGCGTTGCCTTACCACGGCAAGGCCTCCTGTGGGCAACCGTCTTCAACGGTACGCACCACCGCGCGCGCCAGGGAAAAGTCGCTGTCCTCGACAGGAATAAACCGGACCGGCTGACCGAAGGGCTGAAAATCCTTTGCAATATCCTCGCTTGCCGAAATCAGTATTTCCCGCAGGCGCTTTGCCAGTTCTGTATCAAAATCCGGCGCGGCGGCAATCACATGGGCGGGCAGGCTCGGGGACTCTTCCACGATACGCAACCCCCGATCCAGGTAACGTTCGGCAATCGCCTTGCGCAATCCGCCCATGTCAAAATCACCATGTAACACCGCCAGGGCAACCCGCTCATGGCGACGCAAAAAGGCATAATCCTTCAGATCACTGAGTTGTATACCGGCTCGGGCCAGCATCACGCGTGGTACATAGTGACTGCTGAATGAATGGGGCGATCCAAAAGCCACGGTATGATGGCGCACATCATCCACTGCGCGGATCTCACTGCCGGAGCGAACCACGAGCACGCTGTGGTAGCCGGTTTTGTCCCCACCGACCTCGGCCGCTATTAGCTGAAGATTGCGCTCGGCGCCCTTCAGATAGTGATCGTGCGCCCGCAGATAGGGCGTGGGACCGATATAGGCCAGATCCGCCTCGTTACGGGCAAGCCGACGGATTTGATCCCGGTAGGACAGCGCCACCTCGATCTTTACCTGGCGACCCGTCTGCTGTTGAAGATAATCGGCCAGCGGTTGAAAACGACTGATGATCCGGCTCGGGGTATCATAAGGATGTACGATCAAGACCAGGGCCGACGGATCGGCTTCGGAAGAAACCTCCCCGACATTCACCGGCGGAACCGTCTCGTCGCCACAACCGATCAGGGCGGTTGCCAGCAATATCACTATCAGGCGTTTAATCCACCCCATCGCGACTCACGCTTTTGGCCTTGTGCAAGAACGTAAACATAACACCTTAAAAGCAACAGGTTTCCCGTCAACAAGAATAAGATAAAGCCATCGGTACTTCCAGGCCCGGCCGGGGCTTAGAGCGGGGAGCAGGCCGGACAGAGCGCAAACGGTGTCCGGCAATCTGCCCGATACCGCTGCGCTTAATCGGGCCTACCTGACAAGCAGGGCGTAGGCCGGACAGAGCGCAAACGGTGTCCGGCAATCTGCCCGATACCGCTGCGCTTAATCGGGCCTACCTGACAAGCAGGGCGTAGGCCGGACAGAGTGCAAACGGTGTCCGGCAATCTGCCCGATACCGCTGCGCTTAATCGGGCCTACCTGACAAGCAGGGCGTAGGCCGGACAAAGTGCAAACGGTGTCCGGCAATCTGCCCGATACCGCTGCGCTTAATCGGGCCTACCTGACAAGCAGGGCGTAGGCCGGACAAAGCGCAAGCGGTGTCCGGCAATCAGCCTATAGCTCGATATTAGCCTACAGGGCATACTCGGCATCGTAGGGTTCCTCCCCTTCCACAACCGGCAAGGTCAGTGCGTTCCCCCAGTGAGACCAGCCGCCATTGTAAAGTCTCACATCCTTATACCCCAGTTTCTTGAGCTGCATATACGCCAGGCTCATACGAAAACCATCATGACAATAAACATAGACCCGCTTGTCTTTTGGAATGGATCGATACAGGTATGCCAGTTTTTCATTTGAAAGCCATTTCTGGCTCTGGCCGTCGGTACCCTCCAGACTGACGATATTGACAGCACCGGGAATATGCCCGCCGCGGATCGAATGACGAATCACCTCGCCGGTGTACATATCCTGCGGGCGGGCATCCAGCAACACCACATCGGGATCACGGCGTGAGAGAACATCTTCATAAACATCTTCCCATTCCACGAAAAGTCGCGGATTGGCGGGTTTGAGTGTCACATTGCCTGGATTGACTTTGGCTTTGTCCTTGCTCAGCTCATTAAATGCCGTCCATTCGATGGTCCCGCCTTCCAGGATTTTCACCCTGGACATATCAAAACCGTACAGCTCGAGCAGAAAATAGACTCTGGAGGCCAGCGCCGTGCGCGAATCGTCGTAGATAACCACCAGCGAGTCGTTATTCACGCCCCAGCCACGCAATGTTGACTGAAAATCGGCTTTTGAGGGAAACCGCATCAGGGGAACCGCACGATTGTCACCCAGGTCCTTGAAACGCTGCACCTGCACCGCCCCGGGAATGTGGCCTACCGTATAATAGCGATGCGGGTGATAACGCACCTCCAGCAAGACCATGTCCGGATCGTCGATATTTGATTCAAGCCAGACCGAATCGACCAGAAAATCGCGTTCGGCATGAGAAAGCGAGGCCAATGCGAAAAGCAAAACACCGAACATTAAACGAGCACCGCCAGAAAGCATTATTCGTTACCTCCAGTTAATATCATAACCACATTTTTCCATAAAACCATGTTCTTCCCTGTGCTGCAATAAAAAAACGGCGCGACAGGATGCCGCACCGCTCATGGGAGACCGCATTGGCGGTCAGGATGATGCCCGGTTCATCAATAGCCGAACTTGGCATTCAACCCAACCGTGAACGTATCGAAAGTGTTGGCACCTTCATCGCGGCTGTTGAATGCGGCAAACAGCTCGGATTTTTTGGTCAGATCGTATTTGGCGCCCAGGCTCCAGGTGTCGATATCCTGGTTACCAAACTGGGTGGCATCGCTGTTACTGCCCAGCGTTGCGATCAGGCGTGTGTGACCGACCCGATAGATACCGTTCAGATAGGTGTTGGTTCCCAACCCCAGATCTTCCACGTCCTCATAAAATGCGGCAATGGAAAACGGCCCGGACTTGTAGCGCACAGCCAGTTGCGAACCCGACCCATTGGCCATATTCGCCGAGGTCACGCTATCGGCGTCGATATCCAGCACATCCGCGGATACGAACCAGTTCTTGTCGGTATACCGCACGCCGGCGCCGGACGCCGTGCCGCCCTTATATTTGTTAATCGGGCCGGCATTATGAATCGTGCCGACTTTATCGGTGGGGGCACCAGTCTCGCCATCAAACTGCATGGAATGCCAGACACCGGCGCTCAGGTTGCCGAATTTCGGGGTAATATATTCCAGTGCGTTATTAAAATAACTGGAATGCAACGAAGACATACCCTGTTTACTGCTTTGCCGACCCTGCGGAATATTATCCGTCCAGGGATCGATTTTTGTCCCGCTGGTCTTGTAATGCACGCTCAGACGTCCGGCACGCAGCTTGCCCCAGCTACCTTTGAGGCCGCCATAACCTTCACGCCATTCGATCTCGGCAGTTTTTTCATCCGCCGCCCCATAACGGATTTCCGCCTTGTAGATCAGATCGGTCCCGCTCAGTGTGGTCGGCATGCTGCCTTTCACACCCAGACGTGACGAGTTGCTTTTCATACCGGTACCTTCGCTGCCAGCACCAAAATCATCCGAGTTGTTATCGACCGACAGGCGAATCTGCCCGTAGACGTTGACTTCATTATCCGCCGCCTGTGCCGACATGGCCGGCACTGCCATCATGGCTGCTACCAGCGTCGCGATTGTTGTCTTTTTCATGTTTTCCTCCCAATGGTTGAGTAATACGGTGATAACGCTGACGCGATCCACCGATTACGAACCTTAAGCAAGTCATGCTCGGGAAAACATGATTACGATCAGGATCCGGCCACCTCATGGCTTTGCATTCCGATCACGCGTAACTGGCGGTTGT
Coding sequences:
- a CDS encoding HAMP domain-containing sensor histidine kinase; this translates as MVRQRRITLSGLISLYAGGALVVLALILGVVMQQSISRVLDDALRDKAGALARQLAIVSLDSVLTYDYGTLERYVNDLGAGRDMVYVRVQREDGELLAEAGNRERAGDSSVITIAEPVNLAGRDIGEVLVAYDRRAVDQTVGLLTLAGLVGLLVLTVILFYLLRQLLRERLVEPVRALANSVNPMYSDAPLAMPLKQNVPEEIEQLAEMFSRLQSDIHRHIDELEQANRLARSATARLCQEQRLATIGQMAAGLAHGLNTPLGNIIGYAQQGSREIPDERGAHRFQVIERQARKCSQIVGDLLASARAPKTVIQRLDLDNLVRSTVTLIRPVIRDHGVTTVEINSYGPCWVYGDVSGLEQILFNLFNNAAQAGATALQLTLQCNEDEGVLLVQDNGSGIDNAHRKKIFEPFFTTKDAGTGTGLGLYLCRTLLQSMNGNIELVEDTAGQTLFRLQLPVAETRTSEKANQA
- the phnD gene encoding phosphate/phosphite/phosphonate ABC transporter substrate-binding protein — translated: MGWIKRLIVILLATALIGCGDETVPPVNVGEVSSEADPSALVLIVHPYDTPSRIISRFQPLADYLQQQTGRQVKIEVALSYRDQIRRLARNEADLAYIGPTPYLRAHDHYLKGAERNLQLIAAEVGGDKTGYHSVLVVRSGSEIRAVDDVRHHTVAFGSPHSFSSHYVPRVMLARAGIQLSDLKDYAFLRRHERVALAVLHGDFDMGGLRKAIAERYLDRGLRIVEESPSLPAHVIAAAPDFDTELAKRLREILISASEDIAKDFQPFGQPVRFIPVEDSDFSLARAVVRTVEDGCPQEALPW
- a CDS encoding sulfurtransferase, with product MFGVLLFALASLSHAERDFLVDSVWLESNIDDPDMVLLEVRYHPHRYYTVGHIPGAVQVQRFKDLGDNRAVPLMRFPSKADFQSTLRGWGVNNDSLVVIYDDSRTALASRVYFLLELYGFDMSRVKILEGGTIEWTAFNELSKDKAKVNPGNVTLKPANPRLFVEWEDVYEDVLSRRDPDVVLLDARPQDMYTGEVIRHSIRGGHIPGAVNIVSLEGTDGQSQKWLSNEKLAYLYRSIPKDKRVYVYCHDGFRMSLAYMQLKKLGYKDVRLYNGGWSHWGNALTLPVVEGEEPYDAEYAL
- a CDS encoding porin, whose protein sequence is MKKTTIATLVAAMMAVPAMSAQAADNEVNVYGQIRLSVDNNSDDFGAGSEGTGMKSNSSRLGVKGSMPTTLSGTDLIYKAEIRYGAADEKTAEIEWREGYGGLKGSWGKLRAGRLSVHYKTSGTKIDPWTDNIPQGRQSSKQGMSSLHSSYFNNALEYITPKFGNLSAGVWHSMQFDGETGAPTDKVGTIHNAGPINKYKGGTASGAGVRYTDKNWFVSADVLDIDADSVTSANMANGSGSQLAVRYKSGPFSIAAFYEDVEDLGLGTNTYLNGIYRVGHTRLIATLGSNSDATQFGNQDIDTWSLGAKYDLTKKSELFAAFNSRDEGANTFDTFTVGLNAKFGY
- a CDS encoding sigma-54 dependent transcriptional regulator translates to MKFDILIAEDDPDMADLLEELASEAGFRVTVLYTGSEARQRLHRDLPDVLFTDLRLPQPDGLQLLNEARGLNPGMPVVMITGYATVQDAVEGFRNGLFDLITKPFDTEQVRGLLERVRNLLTHERRIEQLDARLAQLDEEPAPIIESRAAQRMLELAEQVAQLELPVLLSGETGTGKGVLARWIHDASPRCEGPYLALNCAAVPETLIENELFGHEKGAFTGATSRKRGLLELADGGTLLLDEINSTRPEVQARLLQFVQERTLLRVGGERPVDVDVRLVVAANEDLAKLVEEGRFRRDLFYRLNVYPIELPPLRERREDIAPLAERFMLRYARELARDVRGFSAGTLDALQGYDWPGNVRELENIVQRAVVLANGEHIERHHLPRELIAGSSASPSEPWPIPPDATLLEVERYWMEHMLRRCQGNKTEAARRLRIDPSTLHRRLRD